Within the candidate division KSB1 bacterium genome, the region TAGCCGCGAGGAACTGATCAGCTACATTACGCAGTTGCGACCTTTAATTCAGAAGTATAAATGCACCTTTTTTGAGGCAGTTACAGCGATCGCGTTTCTTTATTTTGCAGAACGAGCTGTGGATGTCGCTGTGATCGAGGTGGGATTGGGTGGCCGTCTGGACGCTACCAATGTGATCCATCCATTACTCAGCATTATCACTGGAATTGAAATTGACCATACCAAGCAATTGGGCTCTGACCGCACAAGCATTGCTTTCGAAAAAGCAGGCATTATTAAACCGGGCGTCATATGCCTTACTTATAGCCATTACCCTGAGGTCAATCAAGTTTTTCAAAAAGTATGTAAGGAAAATCATGCTGAACACATTCAGATGGAACGTTTCATTGAAGTGAAAAATGTCGAATTGACCGAACGACTGACAACAATAAATCTAGGAGTGAATGGCTGTTTTTTTCCGCAGTTGAAATTATCGCTGGTTGGGGCGCATCAAATTCAAAATGCTGGTCTGGCTGTGGCCGCGGCGACGATTTTGAATAAGCGATTTTTTCCCATTAAAAATGAGGATATTTATCATGGCCTAATCGATGTCCAATGGCCAGGACGATTACAAACGATTTCTCAAAGACCCAAAATCGTTTTGGATGTTGGTCACAACCCTGATGGGATATTGCATGCAGCGAAAGCCATTCAGGGGATATTCAAATTTGAGCGTTTGATCGTATTGTTTGGGGTGTGTCGAGATAAAGATTATCCTGCAATGGTTGCAACTCTAGCGCCCATGGCCGATCTGTTTATTGCTACCAAGGCAGATTCCACCCGAGCGTTATCTCCGAGAAGCATTGCGGCGGTTGCATCGAGGTATTCCGATAGGATTTATCAATGTCCTACAAGCAAACAGGCGATTATGTATGCATTGCAATTGGCGCAGCCCAATGATCTAATCCTTTGCATTGGTTCGCACTATTTAGTCGGTGAGATCATTAGTTATTTCAATCAATCGATGCAATAATTTTTCGGGAGGCCATAATAAAATTGCTTGACTTTTAGTCGAAAATTTTATAAATTGTCGTTGAAAACTCGCCTAAAAGATTTGATTAATATACTTGTCATGTGACTTCACATTTCCTTCGGTGGCATTATCCTTGAAAGAAACGGTAGAATTGATTAAGCTCGGAAAAAAGGTTCTAAGACATGAGACACACTTTGTAGGCACGATGGTGGGATCGTGTTCTATGGCGACCAGGTCGGGTTGATTGGCATTTTGTCTTTATAAGAACGACTGTTTTTTTGAATGGCAATAAAAGAAGATGAATTGACCTCCTCGGAGTAGTTATGGCGAGCGTAAAACTTGAGCATGTAACGAAAATCTTCGATAAAAATGTGATTGCTGCAAAGGATGTTAATATCGAGATAGCGGATAAGGAGTTCATGGTATTGGTGGGCCCTTCAGGATGCGGGAAATCCACCACATTGCGCATGATTGCTGGATTGGAAGATATCACATCAGGAAATATTTATATTGGGGATCGGTTGGTCAACCACGTGCCGCCGAAAGATCGCGATATTGCGATGGTGTTTCAAAATTATGCGCTTTATCCCCATATGACTGTTTATGAAAATATGGCATTTGGTCTGAAACTGAGGAAATATCCGAAAAAAGAGATCGACCAGCGAGTGAATGAGGCAGCCGAGATTTTAGAGATCAAAGATCTGCTGAATAGAAAACCAAAGGCGCTTTCTGGAGGGCAGCGACAGCGGGTGGCTGTCGGACGAGCGATTGTTCGCAAGCCCAAAGTATTCTTATTTGATGAACCGCTCTCTAATCTCGATGCTAAACTTCGCGTTCAAATGCGCACCGAAATATCAAAGTTGCACAATCGTCTGGAGACGACCATGATTTATGTCACCCATGATCAGATGGAGGCTATGACCATGGGAGACCGGATTGTGGTCATGAAAGATGGTATGGTCCAACAAATCGATACCCCGCTCAATTTGTATCATCGGCCGATCAATAAATTTGTAGCAGGTTTTATCGGAAGCCCATCGATGAATTTTATGACCGGAGTGATTCGTAATCAAAACGGTCTGATATTTGATGAGGGGCGACTCCAGCTTTCTATCCCAACGAAATTCCAGCCAAAGTTGCAGCCCTACGAGGGGCGGTCGATCATCTTTGGAATTCGGCCTGAAAATATCTCCTTACCAGGCTTTGCCCCCAATTCGGCAACTACGGTCAAGGCTACAAGTTTGCTGGAAGTTGTCGAACCGATGGGAAACGAAATCTTTTTATACTTTCATTCAGGTAAACATCAATTTGTCGCTCGAGTCACTGCCACAGAAACCCCTGCTGTAGGAAAAGAGATTGAAATCATATTTAATATGGAAAACGCTCATTTTTTTGATCCGGATACTGAACAACATCTGTAAAATATTGCTTCAATCTCCAGATCGCGTAATGACAATTCAATTGTGCAAAGAAAACTGTATTGATGAAGCCACTCACAACTTCAATAGCAGCCGCGGTGACCAAAACCACATGCTAAATTCCAATTCAAAACCGATAATCGACGGAATTGACTAATTG harbors:
- a CDS encoding bifunctional folylpolyglutamate synthase/dihydrofolate synthase, translating into MPTVQTQKTGDALNNHSDEALNYLSSLTRVGWKLGLNKIRTMLSELHNPHEKYFTIHIAGTNGKGSTSAMLESMLRAAGYRTGLYTSPHLVYVGERIRCDGKAISREELISYITQLRPLIQKYKCTFFEAVTAIAFLYFAERAVDVAVIEVGLGGRLDATNVIHPLLSIITGIEIDHTKQLGSDRTSIAFEKAGIIKPGVICLTYSHYPEVNQVFQKVCKENHAEHIQMERFIEVKNVELTERLTTINLGVNGCFFPQLKLSLVGAHQIQNAGLAVAAATILNKRFFPIKNEDIYHGLIDVQWPGRLQTISQRPKIVLDVGHNPDGILHAAKAIQGIFKFERLIVLFGVCRDKDYPAMVATLAPMADLFIATKADSTRALSPRSIAAVASRYSDRIYQCPTSKQAIMYALQLAQPNDLILCIGSHYLVGEIISYFNQSMQ
- the ugpC gene encoding sn-glycerol-3-phosphate ABC transporter ATP-binding protein UgpC; this encodes MASVKLEHVTKIFDKNVIAAKDVNIEIADKEFMVLVGPSGCGKSTTLRMIAGLEDITSGNIYIGDRLVNHVPPKDRDIAMVFQNYALYPHMTVYENMAFGLKLRKYPKKEIDQRVNEAAEILEIKDLLNRKPKALSGGQRQRVAVGRAIVRKPKVFLFDEPLSNLDAKLRVQMRTEISKLHNRLETTMIYVTHDQMEAMTMGDRIVVMKDGMVQQIDTPLNLYHRPINKFVAGFIGSPSMNFMTGVIRNQNGLIFDEGRLQLSIPTKFQPKLQPYEGRSIIFGIRPENISLPGFAPNSATTVKATSLLEVVEPMGNEIFLYFHSGKHQFVARVTATETPAVGKEIEIIFNMENAHFFDPDTEQHL